The genomic DNA CCATCCAGTTACTGTTCATGGCTGATATGAGCTCCTTGGAGACTGGAAAGCACAGGTACATGCAACCCACAGGGACAAAGGGAAGAGGTTAAACCCTAGTGCTCAGGCTGCCCTGAGCAGAGCTGGGTCACCAACTTAAAAGTTCTGGAATCCACATTTCAGGAAGGTatctctccccatccccatcaAGCCCAACAGCCGCCTTACCTTTCCAGCACCAATCACCTTCTCCGCAGCATAGACTGCCTGGCTGCATCGGGGACAGCGCTCGGAGCCACCAATCTTCTGGGCAAATTTGGAAGCATTGGGGTTGGTGGTGGGCCTGTGGCCAGGGGCTCTGTATGGAGAAGGGCATGGGCTGAGGTGACTTATACTGTAAGTACAGGTGGGGCTGGCACTGAGAGGGCATGACCTACCTTTGTCTCATGCCAGAGCAGCGGGCAGTTCTCTCTGCCTGTGTCACAAAGGCTAGGGCCTCTAGGGTtatctcccattttacagatggacaaACCAAGGCTCCgcataatattattttcattgaaaCATCATACTTCCCTCGGTCACTCAGTTAACCTCAGAATCATTTAACACCCCATTTGCTAAAAACCCCCCTCCTCTGCCCCTCATTCCTGCAGCTGGTCTACTATCAGATTCTTTCCAGGACAATTCTGCTGACGAATCATTCCTATTGGGGCAATGACCTTGGCTGAAACTTGGTAACTCATCCATCATATCCGTCCACCTCCAGGCTGAGGAGCCAGCCAGGCCGACTGCCAAAGCCACCATTTACCCAGAGGCcagggagtgcagtggggtgggggcgggggggaccTAGTGACAGCCTGTGGCATTTCCGAGCAAGGGAGATGACTTCTCCTCACTAGGAGTGAGAGACAGCAGGGCTGAGAGTGAGGCTGGTGTGGCAGTGGTGCTGCCCTGAGCCCCTGGCCTGGCTCTGACACTCACTGGCCGTGGGACCCCAGGAAAGTAACTGGGCCTGGGCtggattttctcatctataaaaagagGAGGCAAgagggtgaaacctcgtctctacaaaaacacaaaattagcggggtatgtggcacacgcctgtagttccagctactgaagaggctgaggcaagaggatcacttgagcccaagaagcagaggcttcagtgagccaagattgcagcactgcactccagcctgggtgacagagcaagactccctttccaaaaaaataaacagagaaaattgGACTAAGTAATTCTTGGGGCTCCTCCCAGCTCTGACCCTTATCTAGATATAGAATGCACATTCCACGCAGGGAGGAGCCCCACCTGTTTTAGCCCCAGCTGAATCCTCAGTTTCTGCAGCAGCCTGACACACAGCACTGCTCTGTGGCTGCCTTTTAAATAACTGGTTTTCTGAGCCTTCCGTTGCTTACCCAAAAATGGTTTAAATACACGTGAGGCCTAAtgcaggggtgggggagagaaCTGAAGAGAACGGTTGGGAGAGGATGTTTTACTCACTCCTCGTGCTTGATGCCCAGCGACTCGCCCTTGTCGGTGCTCAGGGTGCCGGCGCCCTGCCCATAGCCATAGCCTTTGGGCCCATACTTCTTGCCGTAGCAGGACTTGCAGTAGATCTCCTCGCCATGCACGGCCACAGTGGTGCTGTCCAGATTCTTCTTGCAGACCACTGCGGAGGGGAAGCGGGCACAGTGAGTCAAAGCTGCGGGGAGCTGCAAGCTTCCTACTGCTGAAGCTCTCTGTGCTATTTGCATAAATCATATCCTGATCTTTCAGAAACTATCTAGAAATGGAGGCAGGCGGGATGGCCAATGGGTGGGAGGACAGAGGGATGGGATCTGCATGTCTGACTCTAGAAATGCTGGCCAACACCAATTCCTCTTCCAGGAATCCATGTGTGTCTCCGCCGGTCCTCTGCACCCCCAAACttcctgaggctgcagtgcaacACAGGGGTTCAGAG from Callithrix jacchus isolate 240 chromosome 19, calJac240_pri, whole genome shotgun sequence includes the following:
- the CSRP1 gene encoding cysteine and glycine-rich protein 1; amino-acid sequence: MPNWGGGKKCGVCQKTVYFAEEVQCEGNSFHKSCFLCMVCKKNLDSTTVAVHGEEIYCKSCYGKKYGPKGYGYGQGAGTLSTDKGESLGIKHEEAPGHRPTTNPNASKFAQKIGGSERCPRCSQAVYAAEKVIGAGKSWHKSCFRCAKCGKGLESTTLADKDGEIYCKGCYAKNFGPKGFGFGQGAGALVHSE